Within Montipora foliosa isolate CH-2021 chromosome 3, ASM3666993v2, whole genome shotgun sequence, the genomic segment TATTATTTTTGCATCTTCCCGGGAATATTATAGTAAGAGCTGATTATTTTCTTTATCTCGCAAACACCGGgttttttatttgttaatttcggCGGTAACGTGAATTTGACATCTAGTCCAAtttaaattgaagaaaatgtaaaaaccATACCGTGTTTGTTTCGGTTCCCACGAATGAGAAGACATTTGAGTCTTAAAAATGACAGCGCGTTGCAATTTCGTGCACTTCTGTCCCAGTAAAAgaattagggtgcgttcgattgaccatattccggaataggaatacatggaatataagcttaaaatccttcgtttttacggagattcacattcaAATTGTCAAActtctgctaaaatgctattttaaacatatttttgttatcctcgctgcttcgaaacgcgtcaaacataccgttttcatcatcattccacgtattctcattccggaatagggtcaatcgaacgcgcccttaatatAAGCCACGTTTTCATGGCAACTTTTTCTCATCAAGTACTTCGCTGGTTCAGTGCTATTCACTAGTTTCACCGccttaacaaaaacaatgagaaTAAGTTATTAAGCTTTATTGTGGTAGGACCCTCAAAAGAGACCCTAAACCGAAGAAGCTGAGGCCAAGCCAAGATCTTTTTTTTACATGAGCGGAGCATTAAGTACTATATTCCCTTCTTTTAGGTATTTCCGCATCGTTAAAACCTCGAGGTATAGAGTCATTTTCACTTCAGCCAAAGCCAAACTTATAGTCCTTGGAGGCTGGATTGCAGCCTTATCAACTCCTTTGACATACACCGCCGCTGGTAAGCATTACGTGTTTCAACCCGGGAAATTCTTTTGTTACTTTGAGTCCAAGTTTTCGTTGCTGATTCTTCCATTCTACATCTTCATCGGAATATCAATGGTAATTTTGATCGTTTGCTACCTAAGAGTTTTCAAAGCGCTTAAAATCCACGAGAGAACTGTGGCAAAGAATCTCCGGAACGGAAATGTAAGGAAGGTCTCTCTCTCATTAGAGGAtattaaggtaacaaaaatctTGTTTGTAACCGTGGTTGCCTTTATCTTCTGCTGGACTCCAGTTTTAGTCCTGGATGTTGTGGATAACTTTCTCGGGTCGGGATGGGAATTGAACCGCGAAACCTATTACATGTATAGTATATTTGGCATTTCCAGTTCAGCGATAAACCCTATCATTTATGGCGTCATGAATCCTTCTTATCGGAGAGCCTACTTAAGGTTGCTCGGAATTCATCGTGCGGGACGCGTAGACGTGGAAGTGCCAGCGAATGTACACGATGACCCAAGAACGAAGACTGGAGAAACACATTTGCGGGAACTGAACAATTCCTCAGTCAACTAAAACAGACTA encodes:
- the LOC137996559 gene encoding melatonin receptor type 1A-like, with amino-acid sequence MVSSSTIIADGSPLYKELATRSISSTIGETFLDAFIVSVGTLGNVAVLLVLYKNHRLRNITAYFVISLAISDIIMLDLCSPFSIGVLIVGDWIFGYLLCQIQGFVVMWVACASLGTLALVAINRYFRIVKTSRYRVIFTSAKAKLIVLGGWIAALSTPLTYTAAGKHYVFQPGKFFCYFESKFSLLILPFYIFIGISMVILIVCYLRVFKALKIHERTVAKNLRNGNVRKVSLSLEDIKVTKILFVTVVAFIFCWTPVLVLDVVDNFLGSGWELNRETYYMYSIFGISSSAINPIIYGVMNPSYRRAYLRLLGIHRAGRVDVEVPANVHDDPRTKTGETHLRELNNSSVN